The following are encoded in a window of Phaseolus vulgaris cultivar G19833 chromosome 3, P. vulgaris v2.0, whole genome shotgun sequence genomic DNA:
- the LOC137806967 gene encoding RING-H2 finger protein ATL2-like gives MENEEGKEIEANDYELSGKIMLTAIVALFVVIIIMLCLHVYVRCSLVRARRRQQLRRRSNSPQFVFYIDPAARTALTSRGLHPSVISTLPVFTFSASTQPSECAVCLSEFQNGETGRILPKCNHSFHTECIDIWFQSHTTCPLCRAPVEAIADQETRSEVAVVCEPEPVGEERNRSIPVGSSSSALRNDSLGRETESSFRSPVSRIVSFKRILSREKKGSVSGCVVGGCGSMTELDAERGESDSVSC, from the coding sequence ATGGAAAACGAGGAAGGTAAGGAAATCGAAGCTAATGATTACGAGCTCAGCGGCAAGATAATGCTAACCGCCATAGTCGCTCTCTTCGTCGTCATCATCATAATGCTTTGCCTCCACGTCTACGTCCGTTGCAGCCTCGTTCGAGCTCGCCGCCGGCAACAACTTCGCCGAAGAAGCAACAGCCCGCAGTTCGTGTTCTACATCGACCCCGCCGCCCGCACTGCCCTCACCTCACGTGGCCTCCACCCCTCCGTCATCTCCACGCTCCCGGTCTTCACCTTCTCTGCTTCCACCCAACCATCGGAATGCGCGGTTTGTTTGTCGGAGTTTCAGAACGGGGAAACGGGTCGGATCTTACCCAAATGCAATCATAGTTTCCACACTGAGTGCATCGACATCTGGTTCCAGTCCCACACCACGTGTCCGCTCTGCAGGGCGCCTGTCGAGGCCATTGCCGACCAAGAAACCCGATCTGAGGTGGCTGTTGTGTGTGAACCCGAGCCGGTTGGGGAAGAGAGGAACCGGTCTATACCAGttggttcttcttcttctgcgtTGCGTAACGACAGTTTGGGGCGTGAGACGGAGTCGTCATTTCGTTCGCCGGTGAGTAGGATAGTGTCGTTCAAGAGGATTCTGAGCAGAGAGAAGAAGGGAAGCGTTTCGGGGTGTGTGGTGGGAGGGTGCGGCTCCATGACCGAGTTAGATGCAGAACGAGGAGAGTCTGACTCGGTGAGTTGTTGA
- the LOC137839468 gene encoding uncharacterized protein yields MSGTPQQNGVSERVPSKAVQKTLFELWTGRKPSLRHLHVWGCSTRIVKTKNARFFENGETSRSEASQNVEIKEVRVQIPLTSTSTSKSENDLGIDNDPVSFLEAINGDNSNKWLDAMKDELKSMAHNDMNNIPYAFVVVSLVYAQTCTRPYIRFAVDSDFARCMETRKSTFGYVYLLAGGAISWKSVKQLVIVASTMEVEFVACFVATIQANWL; encoded by the exons atgtcaggtacaccacaacaaaatggtgtgtCTGAAAG GGTTCCTAGTAAGGCAGTTCAAAAGACACTTTTTGAATTGTGGACAGGTAGGAAACCTAGTTTGAGACACTTGCATGTTTGGGGAT GTAGTACAAGAATTGTTAAAACTAAAAATGCACGGTTCtttgaaaatggtgaaactAGTAGGAGTGAAGcttcacaaaatgtggagattaaggaagttagagtacaaattcctttaactagtacctCTACTTCAA agtcagaaaatgaTTTAGGCATTGATAATGACCCAGTTTCATTTTTAGAAGCCATCAATGGTGATAATTCTAATAAGTGGTTAGAtgccatgaaagatgagcttaaatcaatggcacACAATGAT ATGAATAATATCCCTTATGCATTTGTTGTTGTGAGTTTGGTATATGCTCAAACATGTACAAGACCATATATTAGAtttgcagttg attcagattttgctcgttgtatggaaacaagaaagtccacatttggttatgtgtatcttttagccggaggagcgatttcatggaaaagtgtGAAGCAGTTAGTCATTGTTGCATCCACCATGGAAGTtgaatttgtggcatgctttgTAGCCACAATTCAAGCTAATTGGTTGTAG